A portion of the Glycine max cultivar Williams 82 chromosome 10, Glycine_max_v4.0, whole genome shotgun sequence genome contains these proteins:
- the LOC100801841 gene encoding piezo-type mechanosensitive ion channel homolog isoform X1: protein MGKFLAGFVLPSLLLSAALINWSLISLVDLIAFLLILYNVSQIGFQIRRSFLLLWPIVIFSVVAILSQVTYLVIWAVKPMSWSIPDASWAKLIGFMIVQSWKSPYVIYFLVIQLLALLVALVDIYGKSHFLKTWQDPSWGHFLSLIEHLGSHLRVASCLLLPAIQLVVGISHPSWASLPFFIGSCVGLVDWSLTSNFLGLFRWWRLLQLYAGFNIFLLYIYQLPMELPSMIRWMADLIGLYKISANSEWPKICSSISLMFYYIMLSFIKSDLEEMSFIISRTDCSLTEQLLPSKHSFFIRESRSGVRHTNVLLRGAVFRTFGINFFTYGFPVSLFALSFWSFHFASLCAFGLLAYVGYIAYAFPSLFRMHRLNGLLLVFILLWAVSTYIFNVAFTFLNWKLGRDMKIWEMVGLWHYPIPGFFLLAQFCLGILVALGNLVNNSVFLCLSDEGGQSSNDHSSVKVEGETKVLIVATVAWGLRKCSRAIMLTLIFFIAIKPGFIHAVYMIFFLVYLLSHNVSRKMRQALILLCEIHFSLLYVLQINLISTALEKKGSLSMEIVMQLGLRNEDSAWDFLEVALLACFCAIHNHGFEMLFSFSAIIQHAPSPPIGFGILKAGLNKSVLLSVYSSSSVRNSDESLSYERRIASYLSAIGQKFLSIYRSCGSHVAFVTILLTVYMVRPNYISFGYIFLLLLWIIGRQLVERTKRQLWLPLKVYAILVFIFIYSLSSFSSLEMWLSKLIDLYLYLGYDSKASSFDNVWESLAVLIVMQLYSYERRKNKQNRQDHLDQLEPGALGFIRRFIIWHSQKILFIALFYASLNSISAFGFLYLIGLIFCSILPKTSSIPSKSFLAYTGFLVTAEYLFQMWGKQAKMFPGQKYSDISLFLGFHVFQPGFWGLESGLRGKVLVIVACTLQYNVFHWLERMPNTVLSKGQWEEPCPLFVPTEDAFIDDAKCNEESKSSYNSQLPSAIKEGVSGNSLQIITSGLSQAPDTPSSKTEGSSDSSSKKYSFGFIWGSSKESHKWNKKRIVALRKERFETQKTVLKVYLKFWMENTFNLFGLEINMISLLLVSFALLNALSMLYIALLAACVLLNRHIIRKVWPIFVFLFASILILEYLAIWKDMLPLNSHASSEIRCRDCWKTSTLHFSYCKKCWLGLIVDDPRMLISYFVVFMLACFKLRADRLPSFSGSSTYRQIMSQRRNTFVWRDLSFETKSMWTFVDYLRLYCYCHLLDLVLILILITGTLEYDILHLGYLAFALIFFRMRLEILKKKNKIFKFLRIYNFAVIITSLAYQSPFIGGLSAGKCETVNDIYEMIGFYKYDYGFRITARSAIVEIIIFVLVSLQSYMFSSQEFDYVCRYLEAEQIGAIVREQEKKAAWKTAQLQQIRESEEKKQQRNMQVEKMKSEMLNLQIQLLGMNTSTNCIDGFSHSNEGLRRRRSVSLASNNDIGIPDKEDQVLGRLDHTIREDSVYPINLHEPSACTNVESPLTEDYMKHSVDSPFCEITEIDIDTSSSDSGKKEKFKGQAKENPLKSAVQLIGDGVSQVQFIGNQAVNNLVSFLNISQEDSDSNEHTNIEDRIYDEMESQKTRHIYMDRSSSVQSDKSSDAASLQLGRIFRYIWHQMRSNNDVVCYFCFVLVFLWNFSLLSMVYLGALFLYALCVNTGPSYIFWIIMLIYTELYILLQYLYQIVIQHCGLSINPHLLRELGFPTHKITSSFVVSSLPLFLVYLFTLIQSSITPKDGEWMSSTDFKFKRNDLHAKDDHTSYNWQGRARDLLNQMIIMVKLIIISFFRYWKSLTQGAESPPYFVQVSMDVNFWPEDGIQPERIESGINQVLRIVHNDKCKAKNPNLCSFASRVNVQSIERSQEKPNVALVVFEVVYASPVIDCSSTEWNKSLTPASDVAKEILKAQRAGFVEEMGFPYRILSVIGGGKREIDLYAYIFCADLIVFFLVAIFYQSVIKNKSEFLEVYQLEDQFPKEYVFMLMAIFFLIVLDRILYLCSFATWKVVFYIFNLVLFTYSVTEYDWQLEPSQQHTAQFALRAIFLAKAVSLGLQAIQIQYGIPHKSTLYRQFLTSEVSRINYLGYRLYRALPFLYELRCVLDWSCTTTSLTMYDWLKLEDINASLYLVKCDSVLNRGTHKQGEKQTKMTKCCNGICLFFVLICVIWAPMLMYSSGNPTNIANPIKDASFQVDIKTASGRLNLYQTTLCERLQWDLLNSNINPDPYGYLGAYNKNDIQLICCQADASTLWLVPLVVRTRLIQSLEWNIDMEIFSTWILSRDRPKGKEIVKYEKAVDPQYLPTRSDVQKVLNGSMNSFSIYNVYPRYFRVTGSGDVRPLEEDNAVSADLIINREQLEWWAFRDTNPSNLSRLCGGLTGPMAIIVSEETPPQGILGDTLSKFSIWGLYITFVLAVGRFIRLQCADLRMRIPYENLPSCDRLIAICEDIYAARAEGELGIEEVLYWTLVKIYRSPHMLLEYTKPD from the exons ATGGGGAAATTTCTCGCCGGTTTCGTGCTGCCTTCGCTGCTTCTGTCAG CTGCTTTAATCAACTGGAGTTTGATCTCTCTCGTTGATTTGATAGCATTTCTTCTCATTCTGTACAATGTATCACAAATAG GATTTCAAATCCGCAGGAGTTTTTTGTTACTGTGGCCGATTGTTATCTTTTCTGTAGTTGCAATACTTTCTCAAGTAACTTATCTGGTAATATGGGCTGTTAAGCCAATGTCATGGAGTATACCAGATGCTTCGTGGGCAAAGTTGATTGGGTTTATGAT AGTTCAGTCTTGGAAATCTCCTTATGTAATTTATTTCCTGGTTATACAACTACTAGCTCTTCTTGTTGCTTTGGTTGATATATACGGGAAGAGTCATTTTCTGAAAACATGGCAAGATCCATCTTGGGGTCATTTCTTATCACTTATAGAACATTTAG GTTCTCATCTTCGGGTGGCATCTTGCTTGCTATTGCCTGCTATTCAACTAGTTGTTGGAATTAGCCATCCTTCATGGGCATCACTACCTTTTTTCATTGGTAGTTGTGTTGGTCTTGTGGATTGGTCTTTGACAAGCAACTTTCTTGGGCTTTTTAG GTGGTGGAGGCTTCTTCAGCTGTATGCAGGTTTTAATATATTCCTTCTATACATATATCAACTTCCCATGGAACTTCCAAGTATGATTCGTTGGATGGCTGATTTAATTGGTCTTTACAAAATATCTGCCAATTCTGAGTGGCCTAAAATTTGTTCCAGCATTTCTCTCATGTTTTACTATATAATG CTGTCTTTTATTAAATCTGATTTGGAGGAGATGAGTTTTATTATTTCTAGGACAGATTGTAGCTTGACTGAGCAACTTCTTCCCTCTAAGCATTCATTTTTCATTCGTGAATCAAG ATCTGGTGTGAGGCACACAAATGTTTTACTCAGAGGGGCTGTTTTTCGGACTTTTGGTATCAACTTTTTCACGTATGGTTTCCCG gTCTCCTTGTTTGCCCTTTCATTTTGGAGCTTCCATTTTGCAAGCTTATGTGCATTTGGGCTACTTGCTTATGTCGGCTACATTGCCTATGCCTTTCCTTCGTTATTTCGTATGCACAGATTGAATGGGCTGCTTCTTGTCTTCATTCTCTTGTGGGCTGTTAGCACCTATATATTTAATGTGGCATTTACATTTCTGAATTGGAAACTTGGACGG GACATGAAAATCTGGGAGATGGTGGGACTGTGGCACTATCCAATACCTGGATTTTTTTTGCTCGCACAATTTTGTCTTGGAATTTTGGTTGCATTAGGTAATCTTGTGAACAATTCAGTTTTCCTCTGCTTGTCTGATGAGGGTGGGCAATCTTCAAATGACCATTCCTCAGTAAAAG TGGAGGGAGAGACCAAGGTATTGATTGTGGCAACAGTAGCATGGGGACTGCGCAAATGCTCTCGGGCTATCATGCTGACATTGATCTTTTTCATTGCTATTAAACCTGGTTTCATCCATGCTGTATATA TGATATTCTTCCTGGTGTACCTTTTGAGTCACAATGTCAGTAGAAAGATGAGACAGGCTTTGATTCTCCTATGCGAGATTCATTTTTCACTATTGTATGTtcttcaaattaatttgatcTCAACTGCACTGGAGAAAAAAGGCTCTTTAAGCATGGAAATTGTAATGCAATTAG GTCTCCGTAACGAAGATAGTGCCTGGGATTTCTTGGAAGTAGCTTTACTTGCTTGCTTCTGTGCAATTCATAACCATGGTTTTGAgatgttattttcattttcagcgATCATACAGCATGCCCCTAGCCCTCCTATTGGATTTGGCATCTTGAAAGCTGGTCTTAACAAATCTGTTCTATTGTCTGTATATTCTTCCTCCTCTGTGAGAAACAGTGATGAAAGTTTGTCTTATG aaAGAAGAATAGCATCATACCTGAGTGCCATTGGGCAGAAATTCCTATCTATATACCGATCATGTGGCTCCCACGTTGCTTTTGTGACTATTCTTCTCACTGTATACATGGTGAGACCTAATTACATATCATTTGGTTACATATTCCTTCTCCTTCTTTGGATTATTGGAAGACAACTTGTTGAGAGAACAAAAAGACAGCTTTGGCTTCCATTGAAAGTGTATGCAATTTTGGTGTTTATCTTCATATATAGCTTGAGCAGCTTCTCAAGCCTAGAGATGTGGTTGTCCAAATTAATAGATCTCTACCTTTATCTGGGGTATGACTCAAAAGCATCTTCTTTTGACAATGTTTGGGAATCTCTGGCAGTCTTAATTGTTATGCAACTTTATAGCTATGAGAGGAGGAAGAACAAGCAGAACAGGCAGGATCACTTGGATCAGTTAGAACCAGGGGCTCTTGGGTTTATCAGGCGATTTATTATCTGGCACAGCCAGAAGATCTTGTTCATTGCTCTGTTTTATGCATCTTTAAACTCAATTAGTGCATTTGGTTTCTTGTATCTTATAGGCCTCATCTTCTGCTCCATTTTACCAAAAACTTCTAGTATCCCATCCAAATCATTCTTAGCATACACAGGTTTTTTGGTGACAGCCGAGTATCTTTTTCAGATGTGGGGTAAGCAGGCTAAAATGTTTCCCGGGCAAAAGTATTCTGatatctctctctttttgggTTTCCACGTATTCCAGCCTGGCTTTTGGGGTCTAGAATCTGGGTTGAGGGGAAAAGTGCTAGTGATTGTAGCTTGTACTCTTCAATACAATGTCTTCCATTGGCTGGAGAGGATGCCAAATACGGTTCTAAGCAAAGGACAGTGGGAAGAACCTTGTCCTTTGTTTGTTCCCACAGAAGATGCATTCATTGATGATGCTAAGTGTAATGAGGAAAGTAAATCATCATATAATTCACAGCTGCCGTCTGCAATAAAAGAAGGGGTGTCAGGCAATTCACTGCAAATTATTACCTCTGGTCTTTCCCAAGCACCTGATACTCCATCCTCTAAAACAGAAGGTTCTTCTGACAGTAGCAGTAAAAAGTACTCATTCGGGTTTATTTGGGGAAGTTCCAAGGAGAGTCACAAGTGGAACAAAAAGCGGATTGTTGCTTTGAGAAAGGAGCGATTTGAAACGCAGAAAACTGTCTTAAAagtatatttgaaattttggatggagaatacatttaatttatttggacTTGAGATAAACATGATATCATTACTACTGGTAAGCTTTGCCTTGTTGAATGCATTATCCATGCTGTATATTGCACTGCTTGCTGCTTGTGTTCTTCTGAATCGGCATATTATACGCAAAGTCTGGCCTATATTTGTCTTTTTGTTTGCTTCCATTCTCATCCTGGAATACTTAGCCATCTGGAAGGATATGTTACCTTTGAATTCTCATGCTTCAAGTGAGATTCGTTGCCGTGACTGCTGGAAAACTTCAACTCTGCATTTCAGTTATTGCAAAAAGTGTTGGCTCG GACTTATTGTTGATGATCCCAGGATGTTGATTAGCTACTTTGTGGTATTTATGCTGGCTTGCTTCAAACTTCGTGCAGATCGCCTGCCTAGCTTTTCAGGATCATCGACATATCGTCAGATTATGTCTCAACGTAGGAACACATTTGTTTGGCGAGATCTATCTTTTGAAACTAAAAGCATGTGGACCTTTGTTGACTATTTGAGGCTTTACTGTTATTGCCATCTGCTAGATCTTGTGCTGATATTAATATTGATTACTGGAACACTTGAGTATGATATTTTGCATCTTGGTTATCTAGCCTTTGCTCTGATATTCTTTCGCATGAGACTTGAAAtactgaagaagaagaacaaaatatTCAAGTTCTTGCGCATATACAACTTTGCTGTTATTATTACTTCTCTTGCTTATCAGTCTCCTTTTATTGGGGGACTTAGTGCTGGGAAGTGTGAGACAGTAAATGACATTTATGAAATGATTggtttttataaatatgattatGGTTTTCGGATTACAGCAAGATCTGCAATTGTAGAGATCATCATTTTTGTGCTCGTATCACTTCAGTCATATATGTTTTCCTCGCAAGAGTTTGATTATGTATGTCGCTACCTGGAAGCCGAGCAAATTGGTGCTATTGTGCGTGAGCAAGAGAAAAAGGCTGCATGGAAAACTGCACAATTGCAACAAATTCGTGAAAGTGAGGAGAAAAAACAACAGCGTAATATGCAGGTGGAGAAGATGAAATCTGAAATGCTTAACCTGCAAATACAACTCCTTGGCATGAACACATCCACTAATTGTATTGATGGATTTTCCCACAGCAATGAGGGTCTGAGAAGGAGAAGGAGTGTTTCTCTCGCATCAAATAATGACATTGGAATCCCTGATAAAGAAGATCAGGTTCTGGGGAGACTAGATCATACAATAAGAGAGGATTCTGTTTATCCTATTAATCTTCATGAACCATCTGCTTGTACAAATGTGGAAAGTCCACTAACAGAGGATTATATGAAGCATTCAGTGGATTCTCCTTTTTGTGAAATTACTGAAATAGATATTGATACTTCTTCTAGTGATtcaggaaaaaaggaaaaatttaaaGGGCAAGCAAAAGAAAACCCTCTCAAGTCTGCTGTACAATTAATCGGCGATGGTGTTTCCCAGGTACAGTTCATTGGAAATCAGGCAGTCAATAACCTAGTGAGCTTCCTGAATATTTCACAAGAAGATTCTGATTCAAATGAACACACAAACATTGAGGATAGGATATATGACGAGATGGAGAGTCAGAAAACTCGGCATATATATATGGATCGTTCTTCATCTGTGCAGTCAGATAAGAGTTCTGATGCTGCAAGTCTGCAGTTGGGAAGGATCTTTCGTTATATATGGCACCAGATGCGTTCCAATAATGATGTTGTATGTTACTTTTGCTTTGTTCTTGTGTTCTTATGGAATTTCAGTTTGCTATCAATGGTGTATCTTGGGGCTCTCTTCTTGTATGCTTTATGTGTAAATACTGGTCCAAGTTACATCTTCTGGATTATCATGCTGATCTATACAGAACTTTATATTTTACTTCAGTACCTGTACCAAATTGTCATCCAGCACTGTGGGTTGAGTATCAATCCTCACCTATTACGAGAATTAGGTTTTCCAACACACAAAATCACATCTTCATTTGTTGTCAGTTCATTACCTCTCTTTCTTGTCTATTTATTTACCCTCATTCAAAGCTCCATAACACCCAAAGATGGTGAATGGATGTCTTCTACTGACTTCAAGTTTAAGAGGAATGATCTCCATGCAAAAGATGATCACACTAGTTATAACTGGCAAGGTAGAGCACGGGATCTGCTAAATCAGATGATTATCATGGTAAAACTGATAATCATAAGCTTTTTTAGGTATTGGAAATCACTCACACAAGGAGCAGAATCTCCTCCTTATTTTGTTCAGGTGTCTATGGATGTCAACTTCTGGCCAGAGGATGGGATTCAACCTGAGAGAATTGAATCTGGAATTAATCAGGTGCTCAGAATTGTTCATAATGATAAGTGCAAGGCAAAGAACCCAAATCTTTGCTCTTTTGCTAGCAGGGTTAATGttcaaagcattgaaagaagTCAAGAGAAACCCAATGTTGCCTTGGTTGTTTTCGAGGTTGTGTATGCTTCACCTGTAATTGACTGCTCTTCCACAGAATGGAATAAGTCTTTAACTCCAGCATCTGATGTGGCCAAGGAAATCCTCAAAGCTCAGCGTGCTGGATTTGTGGAAGAAATGGGATTCCCTTATCGTATTCTTTCTGTAATTGGTGGAGGCAAGAGAGAAATCGATCTGTATGCCTACATATTTTGTGCAGATCTGATTGTATTCTTTCTTGTTGCCATCTTCTACCAGtctgtcataaaaaataaaagtgagttTCTTGAAGTGTATCAGCTTGAAGACCAGTTTCCAAAAGAATATGTCTTTATGTTGATG GCTATCTTCTTCTTGATTGTGCTTGATCGAATACTATACCTCTGCTCATTTGCCACGTGGAAAGtggttttctatattttcaaccTCGTTCTCTTCACATATTCAGTTACAGAGTATGATTGGCAATTGGAGCCATCCCAACAACATACAGCTCAGTTTGCTCTCCGTGCCATATTTCTTGCTAAGGCAGTTTCTCTAGGACTGCAGGCTATACAAATCCAATATGGCATTCCTCACAAGAGCACATTGTATCGGCAATTTTTGACAAgtgaagtttcaagaatcaattaTTTAGGATATAGACTTTATCGTGCTCTGCCATTCCTTTATGAATTAAGATGTGTTCTTGACTGGTCATGTACAACTACATCCCTCACCATGTATGACTGGCTAAAG CTGGAGGACATAAATGCAAGTTTGTACCTTGTCAAATGTGATTCTGTCTTGAATAGAGGTACACACAAACAGGGGGAGAAGCAAACAAAAATGACCAAATGCTGCAATGGGATATGCCTTTTCTTTGTATTAATCTGTGTTATATGGGCTCCAATGTTG ATGTATAGCAGTGGTAACCCAACGAACATTGCAAACCCCATAAAAGATGCTAGCTTTCAGGTTGATATCAAGACAGCAAGTGGAAGGTTGAATTTGTATCAAACTACTCTGTGCGAAAGACTCCAGTGGGATTTACTAAATTCAAATATCAATCCCGATCCCTATGGCTATTTGGGTGCATATAATAAGAATGATATCCAGTTGATATGCTGTCAAGCTGATGCTAGTACATTGTGGCTTGTTCCACTTGTTGTTCGGACCAGATTGATTCAATCCCTTGAATGGAATATCGACATGGAAATTTTTTCCACCTGGATACTCTCAAGGGACAGGCCAAAAGGGAAAGAAATTGTGAAATATGAAAAAGCTGTTGATCCTCAATATCTTCCAACACGGTCTGATGTTCAGAAGGTTCTTAATGGCTCTATGAACAGCTTTAGTATTTATAATGTTTATCCAAGATATTTCCGTGTCACTGGTTCAGGCGATGTTAGACCTTTGGAAGAG GATAATGCTGTTAGTGCTGATCTCATTATAAATCGTGAGCAACTTGAGTGGTGGGCCTTCCGAGATACTAATCCATCAAATTTGAGTAGACTTTGTGGAGGTTTGACGGGACCTATGGCAATCATAGTATCTGAGGAGACACCACCGC AGGGAATTCTTGGCGACACACTCAGCAAGTTCAGCATATGGGGGCTTTACATAACCTTTGTTCTCGCTGTTGGACGTTTTATCAGACTCCAATGTGCTGACTTAAGGATGAGAATTCCCTATGAGAATCTACCTTCCTGTGACAG ATTGATAGCGATCTGCGAGGATATATATGCTGCTAGAGCTGAGGGTGAGCTTGGAATTGAAGAGGTCCTTTACTGGACTCTAGTGAAGATATACCGGTCCCCGCACATGCTGCTTGAGTACACAAAACCTGATTAA